Proteins found in one Streptomyces sp. CB09001 genomic segment:
- a CDS encoding AraC family transcriptional regulator has translation MTGVDPLSSLLTGIRAEGSVVSHAVLTAPWTIRFTDGAPLTMVSVLRGGGTLLLPDGTRRAVGVGDTALVRGPAPFLLADRPATVERPHTEYEIACFTADPECTAQDLGGIRWGTDPDGATALIVGAYRASGHRHERLLRTLPPVLVVNEDVEVCAWLETAAADAARLSAGSQALMDRLLDWALVCTLRNWFDQAGADAPSWYRGLADPVLGPALQAFHGRPAQAWTVASLAGRAGVSRALFAKRFTELMGRPPLAYLTECRMADAEALLADTDLSIARIARSVGYADAFGFSAAFKRHRGQSPSTFRATAAA, from the coding sequence ATGACCGGTGTGGATCCCCTGAGTTCACTGCTGACCGGCATCCGGGCCGAGGGCTCGGTCGTCAGCCACGCCGTCCTGACGGCGCCCTGGACCATCCGCTTCACCGACGGTGCGCCGCTCACCATGGTCAGCGTGCTGCGCGGCGGCGGCACCCTGCTGCTGCCCGACGGCACCCGGCGGGCGGTCGGCGTGGGCGACACGGCCCTCGTCCGCGGCCCCGCGCCGTTCCTTCTCGCCGACCGGCCCGCCACGGTCGAACGCCCGCACACCGAGTACGAGATCGCGTGCTTCACCGCGGATCCCGAGTGCACCGCCCAGGACCTCGGCGGTATCCGCTGGGGCACCGATCCGGACGGCGCGACCGCGCTGATCGTGGGCGCCTACCGTGCCTCGGGCCACCGCCACGAACGGCTCCTGCGCACTCTGCCGCCCGTCCTGGTCGTCAACGAGGACGTCGAGGTCTGTGCCTGGCTGGAGACGGCCGCTGCCGACGCCGCCCGGCTCTCGGCCGGTTCCCAGGCGCTGATGGACCGCCTCCTCGACTGGGCCCTGGTCTGCACGCTGCGCAACTGGTTCGACCAGGCCGGTGCCGACGCGCCCAGCTGGTACCGCGGCCTGGCCGATCCGGTCCTCGGCCCTGCCCTGCAGGCCTTCCACGGCCGGCCCGCCCAGGCCTGGACGGTGGCGTCGCTCGCCGGCCGGGCGGGCGTCTCCCGGGCGCTGTTCGCCAAGCGCTTCACCGAGCTGATGGGCCGCCCGCCCCTCGCCTACCTCACCGAATGCCGGATGGCCGACGCCGAGGCGCTGCTGGCCGACACCGACCTCAGCATCGCCCGGATCGCCCGGTCCGTCGGCTATGCCGACGCCTTCGGCTTCAGCGCCGCCTTCAAACGCCACCGCGGCCAGAGCCCCAGCACGTTCCGCGCCACGGCGGCGGCCTGA
- a CDS encoding NAD(P)/FAD-dependent oxidoreductase: MLDAVVVGAGPNGLTAAVELARRGFSVAVFEARDTVGGGARTEELTLPGFRHDPCSAAHPLGINSPAFRDLPLERYGLEWLHPGLPMAHPFLDGSAAVLSRSVGETAASFGARDAGPYRRLVERFLPRWDTLARDFMSLPLTALPRDPVTLARFGLVGLPPSTWLMRRFRDDRAKTLFAGLVAHVMAPLGGFATGAIGLVFALAAHARGWPVARGGSQSISDALSAYLEDLGGAVHTDYEVKRLDDLPPARAYVFDTSPTALARIAGLGNHYANYRYGPSVFKIDYALDGPVPWTAEEPRSAGTVQIGADSTEIGAALHAASGTDRAPERPFLITVQPSVADPTRAPAGKHVFWAYGHVPNGWSGDLTDAMERQLERFAPGFRDRVLARATAGPPELAARNANYVGGDISSGAVSGLQLLLRPKISLFPYSTPHPAVFICSSATPPGPGVHGMSGHNAAKAVWRRLRQT; encoded by the coding sequence ATGCTCGATGCGGTCGTAGTGGGTGCGGGGCCGAACGGACTGACCGCCGCCGTGGAGCTGGCCCGCCGCGGCTTCTCGGTGGCCGTGTTCGAGGCGCGGGACACGGTGGGCGGCGGCGCGCGCACGGAGGAGCTGACCCTGCCCGGCTTCCGGCACGACCCGTGCTCGGCCGCGCACCCGCTCGGCATCAACTCGCCCGCCTTCCGCGACCTGCCCCTGGAGCGGTACGGCCTGGAGTGGCTGCACCCCGGGCTGCCCATGGCGCACCCCTTCCTCGACGGCTCGGCCGCCGTGCTGTCCCGCTCGGTCGGCGAGACCGCCGCCTCCTTCGGGGCGCGCGACGCCGGCCCGTACCGCAGGCTGGTCGAGCGCTTCCTGCCCAGGTGGGACACGCTGGCCCGGGACTTCATGTCCCTGCCGCTGACCGCGCTGCCCCGCGACCCGGTCACCCTGGCCCGGTTCGGTCTGGTCGGTCTGCCCCCGTCGACCTGGCTGATGCGCCGCTTCCGCGACGACAGGGCCAAGACACTCTTCGCCGGGCTCGTCGCGCACGTCATGGCCCCGCTCGGCGGCTTCGCCACCGGCGCCATAGGCCTGGTCTTCGCCCTGGCCGCGCACGCCCGCGGCTGGCCCGTGGCGCGCGGCGGCTCCCAGTCCATCTCCGACGCCCTCAGCGCGTACCTCGAGGACCTCGGCGGCGCCGTCCACACCGACTACGAGGTGAAGCGCCTCGACGACCTGCCGCCCGCGCGGGCGTACGTCTTCGACACCTCGCCCACCGCCCTGGCCCGCATCGCCGGCCTCGGCAACCACTACGCGAACTACCGTTACGGCCCCAGCGTCTTCAAGATCGACTACGCGCTGGACGGCCCCGTCCCGTGGACGGCCGAGGAGCCCCGCAGCGCGGGCACCGTCCAGATCGGCGCCGACAGCACGGAGATCGGCGCCGCCCTGCACGCCGCCTCCGGCACGGACCGCGCACCCGAGCGGCCGTTCCTGATCACCGTGCAGCCCAGCGTCGCCGACCCCACCCGCGCCCCGGCCGGCAAGCACGTCTTCTGGGCCTACGGCCACGTCCCCAACGGCTGGAGCGGCGACCTCACCGACGCCATGGAACGCCAACTGGAGCGCTTCGCCCCCGGCTTCCGCGACCGCGTCCTCGCCCGCGCCACCGCGGGACCGCCCGAACTCGCCGCCCGCAACGCCAACTACGTCGGCGGCGACATCTCCTCCGGCGCGGTCTCCGGCCTCCAACTGCTCCTGCGTCCCAAGATCTCGCTCTTCCCGTACTCGACCCCGCACCCGGCCGTGTTCATCTGCTCGTCGGCCACCCCGCCCGGCCCCGGCGTCCACGGCATGTCGGGCCACAACGCGGCGAAGGCCGTCTGGCGCAGGCTGAGGCAGACATGA
- a CDS encoding O-acetyl-ADP-ribose deacetylase, translating into MTDITLVQGDITRQSADAIVNAANSSLLGGGGVDGAIHRRGGPAILAECRRLRAGHLGKGLPTGRAVATTAGDLEARWVIHTVGPVWSATEDRSGLLASCYRESLRTADELGARTVAFPAISTGVYRWPMDDAARIAVETVATTGTSVTEARFVLFDARAYEAFAARVG; encoded by the coding sequence ATGACCGACATCACCCTCGTCCAGGGCGACATCACCCGCCAGAGCGCCGACGCGATCGTCAACGCCGCCAACTCCTCCCTCCTCGGCGGAGGCGGCGTCGACGGGGCCATCCACCGGCGCGGCGGCCCCGCGATCCTGGCGGAGTGCCGCAGGCTCCGCGCGGGGCACCTCGGCAAGGGCCTGCCCACCGGCCGTGCGGTCGCCACCACCGCCGGCGACCTGGAAGCGCGCTGGGTGATCCACACGGTCGGTCCGGTCTGGTCGGCCACCGAGGACCGCTCCGGCCTCCTCGCCTCCTGCTACCGCGAATCCCTGCGCACCGCCGACGAGTTGGGCGCCCGCACGGTGGCCTTCCCCGCCATCTCCACCGGCGTCTACCGCTGGCCGATGGACGACGCGGCCCGGATCGCCGTCGAGACGGTGGCGACCACCGGGACCTCGGTGACGGAGGCCCGCTTCGTCCTCTTCGACGCCCGGGCGTACGAGGCGTTCGCGGCACGGGTGGGCTGA
- a CDS encoding RICIN domain-containing protein, producing MSLWTSLEPASATVDPGSSTRVRLRVRNTGDVVDEYRFEPVGDMAPWTTVEPQTLRLYPGTTGTVELTFAPPRTPDAVAGPHPYAVRITPTEHPDAVTVPEGNLTITAFSEVRAELVPHTVKGRFRGRPRLAVDNLGNTKVTASVTGSDTGDHLSYEIRPSNVQIEPGRAAFVETTLKPRQITWFGAKQERPYRMAVRRSGADPTDVEGTYVQRGFLPRWLATFLGIAVALAIAFVMIWIAYKPQVRTSATEQTQQAGAALAPSPSATPELLPSTAGSAPAEQPQAQQPTAEAPKDDGGGEAPAPEKRDKPEKETSGGGGGGGDEKPEAEAPEPVAPGTTIYGHASNRCIEVAGHKWRDGAPLQIADCTGKNWQKWDFRPDGTIRSLGLCMDATWGGTANGTVVQVAVCSGNPAQQFILAGPRDLVNVQANKCVDVVDEKTGNGARLQLWECSGRDNQKWSTR from the coding sequence GTGAGCCTGTGGACTTCCCTGGAACCCGCGTCCGCGACGGTGGACCCCGGCAGCAGTACGCGCGTACGACTGCGGGTGCGCAACACCGGTGACGTGGTGGACGAGTACCGGTTCGAGCCGGTCGGGGACATGGCTCCCTGGACGACGGTCGAGCCGCAGACGCTGCGCCTGTATCCGGGCACGACCGGCACCGTGGAGCTGACCTTCGCCCCGCCGCGGACGCCGGACGCGGTGGCGGGCCCTCATCCGTACGCGGTGCGGATCACGCCGACGGAGCATCCGGACGCCGTGACCGTCCCGGAGGGGAACCTCACGATCACGGCGTTCTCCGAGGTGCGGGCGGAGCTGGTGCCGCACACGGTGAAGGGGCGGTTCCGGGGCCGGCCGCGGCTGGCGGTGGACAACCTCGGCAATACGAAGGTGACGGCGTCGGTCACGGGCAGCGACACCGGCGACCACCTCTCGTACGAGATCCGGCCCTCGAACGTGCAGATCGAGCCCGGACGCGCGGCGTTCGTCGAAACGACGCTCAAGCCGCGGCAGATCACCTGGTTCGGGGCGAAGCAGGAGCGGCCGTACCGGATGGCGGTGCGCCGGTCGGGGGCGGATCCGACCGACGTCGAGGGAACCTATGTGCAGCGCGGATTCCTGCCCCGCTGGCTCGCGACGTTCCTGGGCATCGCGGTGGCGCTGGCCATCGCCTTCGTGATGATCTGGATCGCCTACAAGCCACAGGTCCGCACCAGTGCCACCGAGCAGACCCAGCAGGCGGGCGCCGCCCTCGCGCCCAGTCCCAGCGCGACCCCGGAGCTGCTGCCCAGCACCGCCGGGTCCGCGCCCGCCGAGCAGCCGCAGGCGCAGCAGCCGACCGCCGAGGCGCCGAAGGACGACGGGGGTGGTGAGGCGCCGGCTCCCGAGAAGCGCGACAAGCCCGAGAAGGAGACGTCGGGCGGAGGCGGGGGCGGCGGCGACGAGAAGCCGGAGGCCGAGGCGCCGGAGCCCGTCGCCCCCGGCACGACCATCTACGGCCACGCCTCGAACCGCTGCATCGAGGTGGCGGGCCACAAGTGGCGGGACGGTGCGCCGTTGCAGATCGCGGACTGCACCGGCAAGAACTGGCAGAAGTGGGACTTCCGTCCCGACGGCACGATCCGCTCGTTGGGCCTGTGCATGGACGCGACCTGGGGCGGCACGGCCAACGGGACGGTGGTCCAGGTGGCGGTGTGCAGCGGCAACCCGGCACAGCAGTTCATCCTGGCCGGCCCCCGGGACCTGGTCAATGTGCAGGCCAACAAGTGCGTGGACGTCGTCGACGAGAAGACGGGCAACGGCGCCAGGCTCCAGCTCTGGGAGTGCAGCGGCCGCGACAACCAGAAGTGGAGCACCCGCTGA